The Geobacter metallireducens GS-15 region GCGGTCATCGCCTCGGCGGCGGTGGGGTTTCCGCTCCTGGTCCGCTCCATCCGCATCGCCATGGACTCCATCGACGGACGCCTCATCCAGGCGTCGCGCACCCTGGGGGCCCGCTGGAGCGACACCCTCGCCACCGTCATTCTCCCCCTTTCGCTGCGGGGGATCGTGGCCGGCTCGTCCCTCATGTTCGGCCGCAGCCTCGGCGAGTTCGGCGCCACCATCATCGTTGCCGGAAACATTCCCGGCATTACCCAGACCATCCCCCTGGCTGTCTACGACTACGTGAGCGCCCCCGGCGGCGAGGGGGCTGCCCTGGCCCTCTGTCTCGTTTCGGCGGGGCTCTCCCTGCTGGTCCTCTTTTTCCATGAATACCTGGCGCGCCGCATGGCGAGGAGGGACTGAGATGGAATTGCGGGTGAGGGGCGCCAAGACCTTCGGGGCGTTCCATCTGGCGGCTGATTTCACTGTCGAGGGGAACCGCATCGGCATCTTCGGCGAGTCAGGGAGCGGCAAGTCGACCCTGGTGAACATGCTTGCGGGGCTCGAACGCCCCGACAGCGGCGAGATCCTGCTGGACGGGGAGCCCCTCTTCGCCGCCGACCGCCGCATCAACGTGCCGCCGGAGCGGCGACGGGTGGCCCTCGTCTTTCAACATCCCCACCTCTTCCCTCACCTCTCGGTCAGGGGAAACCTCCTCTATGGCTGGAAGCGGTGCGCCATGGCGAACCGCCAGGTGGGGCTCGACGACATCGTCGACGTGCTGAAGATCGGCCGCCTCCTGGACCGGGGAGTGACCAACCTTTCCGGCGGGGAGAAACAGCGGGTAGCCCTTGGCCGGGCGCTCCTCTCCAACCCCCGGCTCCTCCTCATGGACGAGCCCCTGTCGGCCTTGGACGACACCCTCCGCTTCCAGATCATCCCGTACCTGCGGGGGGCCTGCGAAGCCCTCGCCATCCCGTACCTCTTCATTTCCCATTCCCTGGTGGAGATGCGGCTCATGGCCGAGCGGGTCATCGTCTTCAGCCAGGGATGCCAGGTGGCCGACACCACGCCGGACGCCCTGGCCCGCAACCGCATGGGGGACAGCCCCGTGGGGTACATCAATCTCCTGCGGCTCACCGACCCCTGCGACAATGACGGCCTCATCTCCTACGCCTGGGGAGGGACCCGGCTCTTTCTCACCGCCCCACCGGGGGAGGGAGAACTTCTCTTCGAGCTCTCCTCAAAGGACATGATCCTTTGCAAGAAGCACCCCGAGGCCATCAGCGCCCGGAATCTCTTCCACTGCACGGTAATCGGGATTTTCGAGGCGGGGCGGAAAGCGGGGGTGGAGCTCCAGTGCGGCACCGGGCGGCTGGTGGCCGAGGTGGCCGCCGAGGCGGCCCGGGAGCTGGAGCTTACCGTGGGGAGCGAGGTCTTCGCCGCCGTGAAGGCGTCGGCCTTCCGGCGGTTGGGGTAGGGGCGACGGTTACGATTTCTCCGCCGCGCCGCAGGCGCAGGAACAGGAGCACGCCATGCCGTCGGCC contains the following coding sequences:
- the modB gene encoding molybdate ABC transporter permease subunit — its product is MFSLTSADIDAIRLSAKVALAATVVSLPFGIAVAYVMSYCSFRGKTFVEVLLNLPLTLPPVVIGYLLLLLLGKKGWVGGLLDAAGIRIIFTWYAAVIASAAVGFPLLVRSIRIAMDSIDGRLIQASRTLGARWSDTLATVILPLSLRGIVAGSSLMFGRSLGEFGATIIVAGNIPGITQTIPLAVYDYVSAPGGEGAALALCLVSAGLSLLVLFFHEYLARRMARRD
- the modC gene encoding molybdenum ABC transporter ATP-binding protein; amino-acid sequence: MELRVRGAKTFGAFHLAADFTVEGNRIGIFGESGSGKSTLVNMLAGLERPDSGEILLDGEPLFAADRRINVPPERRRVALVFQHPHLFPHLSVRGNLLYGWKRCAMANRQVGLDDIVDVLKIGRLLDRGVTNLSGGEKQRVALGRALLSNPRLLLMDEPLSALDDTLRFQIIPYLRGACEALAIPYLFISHSLVEMRLMAERVIVFSQGCQVADTTPDALARNRMGDSPVGYINLLRLTDPCDNDGLISYAWGGTRLFLTAPPGEGELLFELSSKDMILCKKHPEAISARNLFHCTVIGIFEAGRKAGVELQCGTGRLVAEVAAEAARELELTVGSEVFAAVKASAFRRLG